A region of the Exiguobacterium aurantiacum DSM 6208 genome:
CCGTCACTTGAGACGGGCGTGCTCGGCGGAATCGCGGTCGGCTTGCTCGCCGTCTGGGTGTACAAGAAGTTCCATACGTTCAATCCGCCCGAGATGCTCGGATTCTTCGCCGGAGATCGCTCGGTCGGGATCGTCATGGTCTTCTTCTCGATCATACTCGGCTTTGTCATGATGCTCGTCTGGCCACCGATTCAGTCTGGGCTCACGGCGATGGCGAACGTCATCGCGAGCGACGCGACGAATCCGGCCTACGTCGGCCTATACGGGATGCTCGAACGGCTGTTGATTCCGACCGGACTGCATCACATTTGGTATGCCCCGTTCTTATGGACATCACTCGGGGGTACGGCGACAGTCGGCGGCTCGATCGTGAGCGGGGATCAATATATTTTCCTCGCCCAAATCGCCGAAGGTGTCGACGTCACGGCCGGTCGTTTCATGGCCGGGAAATTCCCAATCGTCATGTTCGGCCTCCTCGGTGCGGCGTTCGCCATGTACCGTCAGGCAGACCCGGACAAGCGCCCGGTCGTCCGTGGTCTGTTGCTTGCTGCGGGAGGGACGGCGTTCTTGACCGGGATCACGGAACCGATTGAGTTCACGTTCTTATTCATCGCACCACTCCTTTACGTCGTACACAGCGTGTTGACGGGAGTGTCGTTCGCACTCATGTACGCACTAGACGCCCATATCGGTTGGGCCGGCGGTTCGGGATTGATTGACTACGTCTTGGTGAACGTGTTGCCAGGGACGCCACGTTGGTGGATGAACCTCGTCGTCGGGGCAGGTTTCTTCCTCGTCTATTACGGCATCTTCACGTTCGCGATTAAAAAATGGAACTTGGCGACGCCAGGCCGGGGTGGACAAGAGACGAAACTGTTCACTCGGAAAGACTACAATGACAAGAAAGCAGGAAAGACGTCGATTCAGACGACGGCGCTCGCCATCCAAGAGGCGCTCGGCGGCCGGGAGAACATCGTCGACATCGACGCGTGCTTCACTCGGCTTCGCGTCGAATTGAAAGACGTGTCAAAAATCGATGAGGACGAGTTAAAGGCGCTCGGCGCGGCCGGGGTCGTCAAAGTGAAAAATAACATTCAGGCCATCTTCGGGGGACGCTCAGACTTGTATAAGAATGAGTTGCTGAAACTGCATAAAGAGATGGATCAAGCGAATTGAACAAAGAGCCTAACCGGTATGCGGTTGGGCTCTTTGTGTGGAGTAGGTTAATCCAAAACAGACGAGGTACGGCAAAATTGGATGACGTTGATGAGCGTCGAGACGATGAGACCGATGGCAAACGACAACGTGATGACGCCGATGCCTTGCTCAAATTACTTTCAATCATATGAGCCGAAGGATTCATCCTCTGCAAAGTGTTAGTTCCTGTTTCAAGTATGCCTTATACTGATTTGGGTATAATTATGGATATAAATCATCGAATGGGGGAGAGAAACATGGCGACAATCACTTTTGAAAGAGCGCAGAAAAACTTGAAAGAAATTCTTAATCGAGTGCATGAAAATAGTGAAACGATTACCATCGTCCCAAAGAATGGTCACAATACCGTCATCATGCCCGAGCAAGAATACAATCAACTGATAGAGACGATGTATCTGCTACAGAGCCCTAAAAATGCCGAACGGCTCCTTGAGTCAGTTCGTCAGCTTCAACAAAAATCGACCTAAAATGGACTCACACCTATCCCGGTATGAGTCCATTTTCATTTGTATAACTCCCACAACTTGCTTGCCTGCTCCCGCATCATCTCCCGTAGTTCAATCGGCTCGACGACCTCGACTTCCGCTCCGGCGGCGAGCAATTGCCGCGAAAAGAACGGAAGCTCAGCTTCCGGCACGTCCCACTCATTCTTTTCGGCGATACCGGGTAATACGTCTTCAAGCAGACGGCGGCCGAGCGGCGTGAGATCGAGCCGAACGGTCACACCGGTTCGTTCATCACTCGCCTCGAGGAGCGTCTCCAAATCGCCCGCCTCGAACGTCTCTTCAAGCAACTGGACTGATTCGATGCGGTCAATCCGATATTGGCGTAGCCCGTACGCTGACAAACCATACACATACCACTTTAAATCGAGGAGCGCCATGCCGACCGGGGCGATCGTGAACGTACGTGATCCTTTCGTCGTCGCGTACGTCAGCTCGATTTTTTGTCTTCGTTCGACCGCCTGAAACACGTCTTTCGTGAACGGGGCAGGTGGTGCGGTCTTGTTCCCGAGCCAGAGGATGTTTTTCTCGAGCCGAGCAATTTTCGTCTCAAGGTCGTGCGGCAATTCGTTCACATACCAGTCGGACAAAGTGTCTCGCATGTCCCCGAACGGCACATCGGGAATCTGTTCCATCCATTTGAGCGTGAGGTACAGCGCGATCGCTTCTTGCTCCCGGAGTTGAAGCGGGGGCAGTAACCGGTTCGGCAACATCTCATAGCCACCACCCGTGCCTGAAATACTCCAAATCGGATAGCCGAGTTCTTCGAGCGTCAGCATGTCGCGTTGAATCGTCCGGACCGAGGCACCCGTCTCAAGAGCGAGTTCGTCAGCAGTGAACCGTCGCCCCCGATTCAACAGCCGAATCAACTGCAAATGTCGTTTTTTCATCTTATCCATTCCCGTCATGTTTTGTCGTGGTTCTCAAGTAAGCTGAACATATCACGAATGAAGGAGGAACGCATCATGGCAAACGTCGTCTTATATATCGCGACAAGTTTAGATGGAAAGATCACCCGCATGAACGACCAACTTGATTGGTTGTTCGAAGTCGAGGGGGAAGGGGACAACGGGTACGCCGGTTTCTATAAGACGGTCGGTGCCGTCATCATGGGGCGGAAGACGTATGAGGAAGTGCTCGTGCTCGAGCCGGACGGCTATCCGTATAAGGACATCCCGAACTATATTTTGACGCGACATCCGGACCGGGAAGCCGAGTACGTCACGTTCACGGACGAGCCGATCGAACAGCTCATCGAACGGTTGAAACAAGACATCGACGGAGATATATGGCTCGTCGGTGGAGGCGAGGTCGTCAAAGCAGCGATGGCGCACGACTTGATCGACCGTTATGAGATCGCCATCGCCCCGGTCGTATTAGGGGAAGGCATCCCGCTCTTCCCGGAAGGCACGCACGAGACGAAGTTGAGATTGACGAGCCAACGCGCGTCCGGACAGTTCGTCATGGTGACGTACGAGAAGGCATGAAAAATAGTCCATTACCGTAACGTTCGACTAACTCCACGTTATGGTGACAGACCAAAAGTTATAAAAATTCAATTGCAAAAAGAGATACAAAGTAGAGAATCGGAAGGAAGGTAATGACTAAACCGATGACTCTAGTTGATTTTTTCAACTGCATGACGAGACCAATAAACCATACCCCGAATAACAGTATCCAATAGTAGCTAGCCGCAGGTTGAGGTCCTTCTGCCATGCCACTTATCCCAAGAGCAACAATAGTGAGAGCGGTAACGATCAATCCCGTTATGATGTTCATTATAATCATCAACGTTTTATTCAATTTCTTTCCCCCTTCAATTTGATATATGTCTTGTAAGATGCTTTGGTTGGATCCCTCAAACGATTTCCTTTTCCTTTGTGAAAATGCCGACTAACAGTAGCGTGAGTCCAATGAAGAAAATAAAGGGGAAGATAAACCACATGATTAATCCTGCCCAACCATTTTGGACACTGATGGCATAGGAGAGTCCGATTGAAAAAGCTAATGCTGGCGAAATCGGAAGCATCAGAGCAATGCCCCATATTTTAAATTTCGACTTTCTCGACTCTCCTGTGCTAAACCAATAAGCCACAAATGCACCTATACCTGCAATGATATATCCAACCGCAATGGCCACCTAAATACCCCTTTCTCTTTAACTTATTGTGAAAATAAATGATTCTGAGATAAGCTACGACAACTTCAAACCTTTCGATATTTTCCATATATGTAATAAAATATCCTTTAATAATTCTAGTTATTCAGCAAATGATTGTACTCTGACGACGAATAGATTCTAGCACCTCCAACTGAATTCATTAAAAAGCCGAGCCCTCTAAGGACTCGGCTTATCTTATACATGCTTTCGTTGAAACTCAGAAATCGCCTCATACTCTTCCTCAAAGTGGCGCGACAATCGGATGTAGATCGGCAACAGCTCCCGGTAGACGGTCGTCGCCTCCATATTCGGCGTGTGTTCATGCGTCACTTGCGGCACGGCCGTGAAGTCGTCGATGTCGCCGAACGCATACTCGCCGAGCATGACCGCCCCGAGACACGAGCTCTCATGGCTCTCCGGGACGACGACCGGCGTGTCGAAGATGTCGGCCATCATTTGGCGCCACAGGCTCGACTGGGCGAACCCGCCCGTCGCATGAATCCGGTTCGGCGCGCCCGTCAACTCGTCGAGCGCGAGCATGACCGTATACAAGTTGAAGATGACGCCTTCTAACACGGCACGGATGAAGTGCTCGCGCTTATGATGGATGCTCAATCCGAAGAACGAACCGCGCGCGTTCGAGTCCCAGAGCGGTGCCCGTTCACCCATCAAGTACGGGTGGAACAACAGGCCGTCCGACCCCGGTTTTACCGTCTCGGCGATCCGTGTCAACACGTCATAGGCGTCCAGTCCGAGCCGTTTCGCCGTCTCGACCTCGCTCGCTGCGAACTCGTCGCGGAGCCAACGGAGGATGATGCCGCCGTTATTGACCGGCCCGCCGATGACCCAGTGTTTGTCGGTCAACGCGTAACAGAAGATGCGGCCTTTCGGGTCCTGGACCGGTTCCCGGACGACTGTGCGGATGGCGCCGCTCGTCCCGATCGTCACGGCGACGACACCCGGATTGAACGCCCCGACCCCGAGGTTTGAGAGCACCCCGTCGCTCGCCCCGACGACGAGCGGGAAGTCCCAACCGAGCGTCTGAGCGATGTCTGGTTTAAGAGCTAACATTTCGGTCGTGGGCACGAGCGCGGACAACTGCCGCGGCGTGACGCCGGCAATCATGAGTGCCTCCGTATCCCAGTCGCGCGTCTCCAAGTTGAACAGCCCCGTCGCCGAGGCGATCGAGTGGTCGACGACGTAGCTTCCGGTGAGGCGATAGAAGACGTATTCTTTGATCGAGACGAACTTGGCGGCGCGCGAGAACACGTCCGGCTGCTCATGTTTTAACCAACGCAGCTTCGACAGCGGCGCCATCGGGTGGACCGGCGTGCCGGTGCGCATATGGAGCGCGCTCGCGTCATACTCGCGCTTGATCTCTTGCGTGTACGGGTTCGCCCGGCTGTCGGCCCACGTGATGCTCCTTGTGAGCGGGTGTCCTGCTTCATCGAGGGCGATCAAGCTATGCATCGCCGAACTGAACGACGCGAAACGGACGGGACCGTCGGCGTGCGTGCGAACGGCCGAGACGGCCTCGAGGACGGCCCCGTAGATGACGACCGGGTCTTGCTCGGCCGTCTCCGTGTCTGGGGTGAGGAGCGGATACAGGACGTTATGTACCGCGAGTTGCTGGTGATTAAAAAACAGGACGGCTTTCGTGCTCGTCGTCCCGATATCGACGCCGATGGTGTACACACCAATCACTTCCTAACTGTAATGTAGTCCAAGAACTTGCTGTGAACCTTCTTGACACTATCCTTCCCGAAAACTGCCTTCACTAAAATCATCGACGCTAGATTCTACATGAAAAAGCTGACCCACGGTGAGGTCAGCCCAATGTTATTTCCGCTTGATTTGCTCGGCCACTTTCTTGACGACTTTCTCGACGCCGCCTGGCGCTTCCAGATCGTGATGGAGCGTGCGGTCTGGGATTGGTGGGTTTGGCTTTTGGCCTTGCGGGGCCGGGTCGCCCAAGTAGACGAAGTCGCCGGCACCGTCCGGCGCAGCGCCGGTCGCCCATTTGCCTTGGCTCGATTCGTTGCCTTCGGACAAGTCCCAGAACTCGAGTCCATGCTTCTCGGCTTCCAACTCGTCTTTCGCCGGGAAGCTCGCCGGCACGATGACGCCGTTCTTCTGTTCAAGCTCGTCGATTGCCGCCATCCATTGATATTGGTGGTAGCGGTCACGGGCGAGCATCTTGCGGAACACTTTCCGGACGCCTTCGTCTTTCGTCATATGATACAGACGCGCGACTTGTAGACGACCTTGCGTCTCCGCATGTAAGTTCGAGCGCATGTCGGCGAGCAAGTTGCCGCTCGCGACGATGTACGACCCGTTCCACGGCACGCCGTTCGAGTTCGTCGGCAGTCCGCCGAGCCCGCTGACGATCAAGTGTTGCGGGTTCATCCCGCCGAGGATCGCCGCTGTCGCCGGATCTTTCGCCGCCTCGGCCTGGTCGTCCGGTGAGGCGCCGTCGAGCAGCTGTGAGATGAGGGCGCAAAGCATTTCGACGTGCCCGATCTCTTCGGTGCCGATGTCCATGAGCATGTCCTTGTACTTCTCTTCCCCGCGGCAGTTAAAGCCTTGGAATAAGTACTGCATCATGACGGTCATTTCCCCGAACTGGCCGCCGAGCACTTCTTGAATTTGTCTAGCGAGCTGCGGGTCGGGCCGGTCGACGTTCACTTCAAACTGTAGCTCTTTCTGATGACGAAACATGGGATTCCTCCTTTTTTGAACAAACGGTGAATGAACAACAATATAATAGTTCCACTCTCAATGTATTCAAAACCTAAATTTTAGAACAAAATTGGAATATACAGGGTGGGGTATTTCTATCATCTTTTGCGTCCGATCCGCGATTTTCCGGCGAAAATGGGTTACTTAACCCCAAATGGTGGAATTAATACAGATGAACGACACACGGTCTAGAGATGAGAGAGGAATTCGCCATGCATAACATTGAATTTTTGACGCCCGACCATTACGAGACGTTCAAGCAGTTGGCGCACCGTCTGGCTGACCCGGGGAACGTGAGCCGCGAGTATTTCTCGGCGCTCTACTTGATCTCAGGGAACGAGAGCGTGCGGGACATCTTGTTGCCGTACATGGATTTGGAGACAGGGGCGATCCGGACGGGGACGATCATCGATGACAACACGTTCGACAAGGAAGCGCTCACCCTCGTCAAGCTCGTCATCCATCTGTACAACAACAAGGAATGGGTGCTCCCGACCGAGCTGCTCGCCTTGACCGAGGACGACTACAAGCTCGCCATGCAGGCGATTACGCTCTGCCGGGCGGAACAGTTCGATACGATCACGATCCCCGAGAAGAAGGAGGCCTGACGCGAGGCCTCTTTTTGTTTCCTTCCGTCAAATGAAGGGTAATTCAACCATGCATTCACATTTGAAGGAGGGGATCCTATGTTACACGATTTTCCGAAGTCGTATTGGCGTGACGTCGCCGGGGAAAAGACGGCGTCGCTCCAAGCGGATATCCAAGCGGACGTGGCCGTCGTCGGGGCCGGCATCGCCGGTGTCGTGGCGGCGCTCGAGCTCGCCGAACGGGGCAGGAACGTCGTCTTGATCGAAGCGGCCGAATTCGGGAGCGGGGCGACCGGGTATACGACGGCGAAAGTGTCGGCCCAGCATGGCCTCGTTTACGCGGAGCTAATCAAGACGCTCGGCGAGGAGAAGGCGAAGCTCTACTACGAGGCGAACATGGACGCGCTCCGCTATTTGACGGACCAAGTCGAACAGCATCAGATCGACTGCGACCTCGAGCGGCAACACGCCTACATGTACAGCGACGCGTCATCTAGTTCCGCGAAGTTGCTCGAAAAAGAGGACGAGGCGTACGCGAAACTCGGCATCAATGGCGGCGACGCGACCGACGAGGTGAACGGCTTGTTGCCGTATGAGGTGAAGAAGGCGACCGTCATGCGCGACCAGCTCCAGTTCCACCCGGTCAAATACTTACAAGGTCTCATGAAGCGGTTCCTCGAGCTCGGGGGCACGCTGTACGAGATGACACGCGTCACGAAGATCGAGTACGGGACACCGCACGTCTTGTCGACGCTCACCGGCCACACCGTGTCGGCGAGAGACGTCGTCGTCGCGACCCATTTCCCGTTCAACGACTTCAAAGGGCTCTACTTCGCTAAGATGGAGATCGAGCGGTCGTACGTCGTCGCGGCCGAGGTCGATCAGTTCCCGGAAGGCATGTTCATCAGTGTCGACTCGCCCGGCCGTTCCCTCCGTCACATTAAGCGCGACGGTAAGAAGGTCGCCATGTTCGGCGGGGAGAACCATCTGTCGGGTCACAAGGAAGAGACGAAGAAATGTTACGAGCACCTCGGCGAGTTCGCCGAGCGCCACTTCGGTGTCGACGAGTTCACGCACCATTGGTCGGCCCAAGACATGATCACGCTCGACAAAGTCCCGTATATCGGGCGGATGACGAACGATACGCCGCACGTCTACGTCGCGACCGGCTTCTCGAAATGGGGGATGAGCCAAGGCATCGTCGCCGGGCGGTTGATTGCCGACCTCATCACGAGTCAGCCGAACCGATACGAGGACTTGTATGACCCGACCCGGTCGAAGTGGAAACTGTCGGATGCGGCCCGCTTCGTGAAGACGAACGCCGACGTCGCCAAAGAGTTCGTCAAAGGGAAAGTGAAGCGAGCGGACAAGACGGTGGACGACCTCGGCTTCGATGAAGGCGCGATCGTCAACCATGACGGCGAGCACGTCGCCGCCTATCGGGACCCGGAAGGCAACGTGTCGCTCGTCGGTTCGAATTGTACGCACATGGGCTGTACGGTCAACTGGAACAACGCCGAACGCTCGTGGGACTGTCCGTGCCACGGCTCGCGTTTCAAACCGAATGGCGAAGTCATCGAGGGACCGGCCGTCAAGTCGCTCCCGCCCAAGAACTGACTGTCATACAACTGTAAATGTTTGTAGGAAACGTCGGCTGTAAATGAGTCGTGATGTGAGACCCTCGTCCGAAGCGGATGAGGGTCTTTTGTAGGTTGGAGAGAGTCCGTCTATCACTATGTTGCGATACGGTTGGAAAATTTTCTCGTTTTTTCTGAGCGGGTTCGGGAAACATGGTTAACACAGGAAAGGGGGACATCAACATGCCGGTCAATCATATGAAGGCGTTGACGCTGAAGCATGGGGCGCTTCTCGTCGTCTTTATCGCCGTTTTGACGCTCGGGTTCGGCGTGCCGTGGTATCATGCCGCCTGGATCTCGTTCATGGTCGGCATCATCGCGTATTGGTTAGGGGATTTGCTCATCTTGCGGAAGTTTGGCAACCTCGTCGCGACAGCGGCCGACTTCGGACTCGTCTTCTTCTTGACGTGGTTCTTCCTATGGATCTTGGACTTCGATCTCGGCACCGAGACGAGCTTCGTCTTGCTCGCGCTTTACACGGCGCTTGCGACCGCAGTCGTCGAATTCCTGTTCCACGGATGGTTGTTGAAGCATAAGCGAGACGAGGGACGCGCACATTCGGCACGATGATAAAAAGGAGGAATAACGATGGCTAAAAATAAGCTCGCCATTCACGAAGTGTTGGAGATTCACGAGATGTTGACGTTGAAGCAAGCAGGGCTCGTCAAAGGGTACGTGAGCGAACCGCTCATCAAAGACGACAAGTTGAAGAAGATCGCGAGAAAGCATTTGAAGAACACCGAGCAGGCGGTCAGTGAGTTGAAGCAACTGTTGCCGAACAAGGCGTGAGGAGGAGAGACGAATGGGCATCACTGAAAACTTGAAACGGCCGAGCAAGCAGCGGGATGAGTTGATTGCGACGGACCTGCTGATCACGGCCAAGTCGGCCGTCCGGGCGTATGCGGTCGCCGTGACCGAGACGGCGTCACCGGACGTGCGGAAAGTGCTCATCAAGCAGTTGAACCAGGCGATCGAGGACCATGCCGAGATCGCCGACTACATGATCAAAAACGACATGTACATGGCGTACGATATCGAGAAGCAACTGAAGCACGACAAAGAGAAAGTCGACAAGGCGAACGAGTTGACGAAGAAGTGAACGGGCCGGCATCCGCCGGTCTTTTTCGTTTCGAGAGCTGTCGGCCGTGGTATCGGATAAGGACAATCCATGAGGGAGGGCGACCCGATGTCCGTGAATACGATGATGCTCGCGATGATCTCCGCGCCGTTCTTGTTTCTCCTTTATATGTGGCGCAAGGACCGGATGCAGAAAGAACATTCCGTCTTGCGGAACTTCCCGATCCTCGGTAAAGTGCGCTACATCCTCGAGAAGGTCGGTCCGGAGCTCCGGCAGTATCTGTTCTTGAACGACAATGAGGCGAAGCCGTTCTCGCGAAACGACTATGAGGCGGCCGTCATTTCCGGGAAATACAAGTCACGCATCATCGGCTTCGGCTCTGAACGGGACTTCGAGGCGGGCGGCTATTACTTACAAAACGTCCTCTATCCGACGAACCGGAACGAGCTCCGCATCGACAACTCGAGCCGTGTGACGACGTTGCTCTACGAGGTCGAGGAGGATAACTTGTTCACGCGCAAAGAGCATCTCTTCGAGCGGGACGTCGCCCCGTATTTGTTGACGGAAGAAGACGCTCCCGTCATCGGGGAGACGACGTGCCGGCACCCGTTTCGTCTCCGCGGTCTCGTCGGGCAGTCGGCTATGAGTTTCGGCTCGCTCGGCGAGCATGCGATCACGGCGCTGTCGATCGGTCTCGGCCGGGCCGGGGGGACGTGGATGAACACGGGCGAGGGCGGACTGTCGGACCATCACTTGAAAGGCGGTGTCGACCTCATCTGTCAAATCGGTCCGGCGCTCTTCGGGGTGCGCACCGAGGACGGGGTGTTCTCGCTCGAGGCGTTCAAGCAGAAGGCCGCCTTGAAACAAGTGCGGGCGTTCGAGTTGAAGCTCGCCCAAGGCGCGAAGACGCGCGGCGGTCATATCGACGGCGCGAAAGTGACGCCGGAGATCGCGGCGATTCGAAACGTCAAAGTCGGTGAGACGATCGACAGCCCGAACCGTTTCTCCGAGTTCAACACGAACGAGGAACTGCTTGACTTCATCGACATGCTGCGGGATGCCGGCGGGAAACCGGTCGGCATCAAGCTCGTCGTCGGGAAACTCGACGATATCGAACGCTTGATCGAAACGATGGCCAGGGCGGACAAGCACCCGGACTTCATCACCGTCGACGGCGGCGAAGGCGGCACCGGGGCGACGTACCAAGAACTCGCCGATACGGTCGGGCTCCCTTTGAAAGCCGCGCTCCCGTTCGTGCACCGGCTCCTGCTCGAGCACGGTCTCCGCGATCGCATCAAACTGTTCGCTTCCGGCAAGCTCGTCACGGCCGATAAGATCGCCGTCGCCCTCGCGCTCGGTGCCGATTGCGTCAACATCGCCCGCGGGCTCATGTTCAACGTCGGTTGCATTCAGGCGCAAGTGTGCCATACGAACCGGTGCCCGGTCGGCGTGGCGACGACCGACCCGAAACTCCAGCGCGCCCTCGTCGTCGACGAGAAGAGCTTCCGTGTCACGAACTACATCATCTCGCTCCGGGAAGGGCTGTACAACATGACGGCCGCGGCCGGGCTGAAGGCGCCGACCGAGCTGTCGCTTTCGCACGTGCTGTACAAGTATCCGGACGGGCGGGTGAAGCTTGGGGAAGAGCTATATGAGATGAAATGAAGAAACGACCTCCTGCTCGCGCGCGGGAGGTCGTTCATTGTGTCGTCGCCGTCGCTTTGAACGAGCGATGATAAAAATTTTCGAAAGCCGAATTGTCCCCGAGGAGCGTGCGGCCGGTCATGCAAACACGCGTGATGGCTTGCGATCGATTGCTCGGTGTGATGAAGTAGTCGTCCGGATAACGTGTCAATATGGAGCGGACGAGAGAACGCATGATCATGTCATCGTCCTTCACCCAACCGTCATGGTCCCACACGATGTTGTCGAGCGTCAGGCGGATGCGGCCCTCGTCTCGCATGAAACGATTGAAACTGATACGCCGTGTCTCGGCTCCTTCGAACGGACGATACTCATGGCTAACGCCGTCTGCAGAGATCGTCCCGATGACGATGCCTGTCCGCCACGCCTTGCCACTCCCGTCCCAGACGGAGAAGACATGGCCCGGATAGATGAACGGGACACCTCCGCGGACGAATGGAGGCTTATATTCATGTAAATGGCCTAACGCGAAATAGTCATAACCGAGCGTTCTGACGACGTCTGGAGGGAAGTCGGTGCGATCGCCGTGGGTCAAAAACAGATTCGGGTGCGAATCGTGTCGTGGCGACACCCGTAAAAATGCTTCTCGTAGACCGGCGCGCCTCGTTTCGCAGCTGAGCCCATATATACCCGCCCCGAGTCGTTCATCGAACACGTAATCTGGTTCCAAGAAACAATGGACGTTTCCGACCGTCTCCCATACCTTTTTATAAGCGACGCGATTCACGTCATGGTCACCGAAGACGATATAAACGGTTGCCCCGAGCATGGTCCACTCTTTTAAATAGGGGAGGAAGTCCTCAGGATCGCTCACTTCGACGTCACCGGCGACGAGCACCGCCTGGATGCCCTCGGTAAGAATGACGTCAGCTAGCTGTTGGAGCTTCGAGCGCTGGATGTCAAAGCTGGCATGCTCGATTAGTCTGGTCGTATCGTCGTGTCTTGCGTGATGCAAGTCCGCGATGTGGATGAAACGGGTCATCATGCTATCCTCCTTTTATGGATTGATCTTCACGTCCGTCTCCAGGATCTCGATTTCAAGCAGCGACGGCATGACGCTCCAATCGTCTCCGAACTTGTAGCCGGAATCGTGGTTGATGCGATAAATCGAGTTGAAGCTGATCGAGAAGACAGCGACGTGGTCATACTGTTCGATTCTCTTCTCGAGCTTGCGTGAAAACAGGAATCGGTTCGATAGGCTGGTGAGCGGGTCGTGCAGGCGAGCTGCCAAATCGGTTCTTCTTGTTGCTTCAATTTCGTCACGTCGCGGGCGACGCTGATGATCGATGTGACCGTGCCGTCTTCAAGTTGAGGGATGAGTTGTTTGTCAATCCATTTCACGCCGTCTTGAGTGACGATGCGGAAGACGACATGCGCATCCTCCGCTAGCTCACAGACCCGGTGATCTCGGACGTGCTCGCGAAACATCAGCTTGGGCATCATCAGGATCGCCTCCAAATTGGTTGGTTACAGTCAGTATAGTCCGGAATGCCAGGCGCGTACAGCGCCGCCCGAGGGCACGCCGACTCCCGGGGAA
Encoded here:
- a CDS encoding helix-turn-helix transcriptional regulator, with translation MKKRHLQLIRLLNRGRRFTADELALETGASVRTIQRDMLTLEELGYPIWSISGTGGGYEMLPNRLLPPLQLREQEAIALYLTLKWMEQIPDVPFGDMRDTLSDWYVNELPHDLETKIARLEKNILWLGNKTAPPAPFTKDVFQAVERRQKIELTYATTKGSRTFTIAPVGMALLDLKWYVYGLSAYGLRQYRIDRIESVQLLEETFEAGDLETLLEASDERTGVTVRLDLTPLGRRLLEDVLPGIAEKNEWDVPEAELPFFSRQLLAAGAEVEVVEPIELREMMREQASKLWELYK
- the gntK gene encoding gluconokinase → MYTIGVDIGTTSTKAVLFFNHQQLAVHNVLYPLLTPDTETAEQDPVVIYGAVLEAVSAVRTHADGPVRFASFSSAMHSLIALDEAGHPLTRSITWADSRANPYTQEIKREYDASALHMRTGTPVHPMAPLSKLRWLKHEQPDVFSRAAKFVSIKEYVFYRLTGSYVVDHSIASATGLFNLETRDWDTEALMIAGVTPRQLSALVPTTEMLALKPDIAQTLGWDFPLVVGASDGVLSNLGVGAFNPGVVAVTIGTSGAIRTVVREPVQDPKGRIFCYALTDKHWVIGGPVNNGGIILRWLRDEFAASEVETAKRLGLDAYDVLTRIAETVKPGSDGLLFHPYLMGERAPLWDSNARGSFFGLSIHHKREHFIRAVLEGVIFNLYTVMLALDELTGAPNRIHATGGFAQSSLWRQMMADIFDTPVVVPESHESSCLGAVMLGEYAFGDIDDFTAVPQVTHEHTPNMEATTVYRELLPIYIRLSRHFEEEYEAISEFQRKHV
- a CDS encoding manganese catalase family protein, giving the protein MFRHQKELQFEVNVDRPDPQLARQIQEVLGGQFGEMTVMMQYLFQGFNCRGEEKYKDMLMDIGTEEIGHVEMLCALISQLLDGASPDDQAEAAKDPATAAILGGMNPQHLIVSGLGGLPTNSNGVPWNGSYIVASGNLLADMRSNLHAETQGRLQVARLYHMTKDEGVRKVFRKMLARDRYHQYQWMAAIDELEQKNGVIVPASFPAKDELEAEKHGLEFWDLSEGNESSQGKWATGAAPDGAGDFVYLGDPAPQGQKPNPPIPDRTLHHDLEAPGGVEKVVKKVAEQIKRK
- a CDS encoding type II toxin-antitoxin system Phd/YefM family antitoxin; translation: MATITFERAQKNLKEILNRVHENSETITIVPKNGHNTVIMPEQEYNQLIETMYLLQSPKNAERLLESVRQLQQKST
- a CDS encoding dihydrofolate reductase family protein; this translates as MANVVLYIATSLDGKITRMNDQLDWLFEVEGEGDNGYAGFYKTVGAVIMGRKTYEEVLVLEPDGYPYKDIPNYILTRHPDREAEYVTFTDEPIEQLIERLKQDIDGDIWLVGGGEVVKAAMAHDLIDRYEIAIAPVVLGEGIPLFPEGTHETKLRLTSQRASGQFVMVTYEKA
- a CDS encoding PTS transporter subunit EIIC: MVRVFQKFGKALMVPVALLPAAGILLGLGAALTGPLAESWTFLQNGTVEAISAGMLQIGLSIFANLPIIFAIGVAVGLSGGSGIAALAALVGYVIMNTTISIALGITPEMAAESGEYGMLLGIPSLETGVLGGIAVGLLAVWVYKKFHTFNPPEMLGFFAGDRSVGIVMVFFSIILGFVMMLVWPPIQSGLTAMANVIASDATNPAYVGLYGMLERLLIPTGLHHIWYAPFLWTSLGGTATVGGSIVSGDQYIFLAQIAEGVDVTAGRFMAGKFPIVMFGLLGAAFAMYRQADPDKRPVVRGLLLAAGGTAFLTGITEPIEFTFLFIAPLLYVVHSVLTGVSFALMYALDAHIGWAGGSGLIDYVLVNVLPGTPRWWMNLVVGAGFFLVYYGIFTFAIKKWNLATPGRGGQETKLFTRKDYNDKKAGKTSIQTTALAIQEALGGRENIVDIDACFTRLRVELKDVSKIDEDELKALGAAGVVKVKNNIQAIFGGRSDLYKNELLKLHKEMDQAN
- a CDS encoding FAD-dependent oxidoreductase, translated to MLHDFPKSYWRDVAGEKTASLQADIQADVAVVGAGIAGVVAALELAERGRNVVLIEAAEFGSGATGYTTAKVSAQHGLVYAELIKTLGEEKAKLYYEANMDALRYLTDQVEQHQIDCDLERQHAYMYSDASSSSAKLLEKEDEAYAKLGINGGDATDEVNGLLPYEVKKATVMRDQLQFHPVKYLQGLMKRFLELGGTLYEMTRVTKIEYGTPHVLSTLTGHTVSARDVVVATHFPFNDFKGLYFAKMEIERSYVVAAEVDQFPEGMFISVDSPGRSLRHIKRDGKKVAMFGGENHLSGHKEETKKCYEHLGEFAERHFGVDEFTHHWSAQDMITLDKVPYIGRMTNDTPHVYVATGFSKWGMSQGIVAGRLIADLITSQPNRYEDLYDPTRSKWKLSDAARFVKTNADVAKEFVKGKVKRADKTVDDLGFDEGAIVNHDGEHVAAYRDPEGNVSLVGSNCTHMGCTVNWNNAERSWDCPCHGSRFKPNGEVIEGPAVKSLPPKN
- a CDS encoding DUF2512 family protein; its protein translation is MPVNHMKALTLKHGALLVVFIAVLTLGFGVPWYHAAWISFMVGIIAYWLGDLLILRKFGNLVATAADFGLVFFLTWFFLWILDFDLGTETSFVLLALYTALATAVVEFLFHGWLLKHKRDEGRAHSAR